From Micromonospora sp. NBC_01699, a single genomic window includes:
- a CDS encoding LLM class F420-dependent oxidoreductase, with amino-acid sequence MRVSLFTEPHRGATYDDQLRMVRLAEDSGFEGWLRADHYQAMGADPGLPGPTDAWITLAGLARETSRIRLGTLVTSSTFRLPGPLAVIVAQVDQMSGGRVDLGIGAGWYEREHLAYGIPFPPVGERFNRLAEQLAVITGLWRTPLGERFNHQGEYYQLVDAPALPKPVQVPGPPIIVGGKGLKRTPALAARFAHEFNMPFKSVKETAEAYERVLGACQTVDRAANGLDPLVLSTGIVVAIGRNEAEAKRRAAPLHEKSALPPEDPVVGSPAQLVERIGEFGEIGAGRVHLRLTELTDLDHLELIASEVLPQLDVTP; translated from the coding sequence GTGCGAGTTTCCCTCTTCACCGAGCCGCATCGCGGCGCCACCTACGACGACCAACTCCGCATGGTTCGACTCGCCGAGGACAGCGGGTTCGAGGGCTGGCTGCGCGCCGACCACTACCAGGCGATGGGTGCCGACCCCGGACTGCCCGGTCCGACCGACGCGTGGATCACCCTGGCCGGGCTGGCCCGGGAAACCTCCCGGATCAGGCTCGGCACCCTGGTCACCTCGTCCACCTTCCGGCTGCCCGGTCCGCTCGCGGTGATCGTGGCCCAGGTGGACCAGATGAGCGGCGGCCGGGTCGACCTCGGCATCGGCGCCGGCTGGTACGAGCGGGAGCACCTCGCGTACGGCATCCCGTTCCCGCCGGTCGGCGAGCGGTTCAACCGGCTGGCCGAACAGCTCGCCGTCATCACCGGCCTGTGGCGTACGCCGCTCGGCGAGCGGTTCAACCACCAGGGCGAGTACTACCAACTCGTCGACGCACCCGCCCTGCCCAAGCCGGTCCAGGTGCCCGGCCCGCCGATCATCGTCGGCGGCAAGGGCCTGAAGCGGACCCCGGCACTGGCCGCCCGGTTCGCGCACGAGTTCAACATGCCGTTCAAGTCGGTCAAGGAAACCGCCGAGGCGTACGAGCGGGTGCTGGGCGCGTGCCAGACGGTGGACCGGGCCGCGAACGGGCTGGACCCGCTGGTGCTCTCCACCGGCATCGTGGTGGCGATCGGCCGCAACGAGGCCGAGGCCAAGCGCCGGGCGGCCCCCCTGCACGAGAAGAGCGCGCTGCCGCCGGAGGACCCGGTAGTCGGCTCGCCGGCCCAGTTGGTGGAGCGGATCGGCGAGTTCGGCGAGATCGGCGCCGGTCGGGTGCACCTGCGGCTGACCGAGCTGACCGACCTCGACCACCTGGAACTCATCGCCTCCGAGGTGCTGCCACAACTGGATGTCACGCCGTGA
- a CDS encoding ABC transporter ATP-binding protein encodes MIRLAGVSRTFTGRSGTVEALRGIDLDVAEGEFVAILGRSGCGKSTLLRLIAGLLPTTEGEITVGGERVTKTRRDIAMLFQRPALLPWRSVLDNVLLPVEIFGWRRAAHRTRAMELLEMAGLGGFEKRLPHELSGGMQQRVSLCRSLVGNPRVMLMDEPFSALDALTREELSVELQRVHMENAATIVFVTHSIDEAVLLADRVVVLSPRPGRIRKVVDINIPRPRTLGRNAHLEEVARCSADLHELLMERDSPAAAGTRGR; translated from the coding sequence ATGATCCGACTCGCGGGGGTGTCCCGTACCTTCACCGGGCGATCGGGCACCGTGGAAGCGTTGCGTGGCATCGATTTGGACGTCGCCGAGGGCGAGTTCGTGGCGATTCTCGGCCGTTCCGGCTGCGGCAAGTCCACTCTGCTCCGACTCATCGCCGGCCTACTACCGACAACCGAAGGCGAAATTACGGTCGGTGGCGAAAGGGTTACTAAAACCCGACGCGATATCGCCATGCTCTTCCAGCGCCCCGCCCTGCTGCCCTGGCGATCGGTGCTGGACAACGTGCTGCTGCCGGTCGAGATCTTCGGCTGGCGCCGCGCGGCCCACCGGACCCGCGCGATGGAACTACTGGAAATGGCCGGCCTCGGCGGCTTCGAGAAGCGGCTGCCGCACGAACTCTCCGGCGGCATGCAACAACGGGTATCACTCTGTCGGTCACTGGTTGGTAACCCTCGGGTGATGCTGATGGACGAACCGTTCTCCGCCCTCGACGCCCTCACCCGTGAGGAACTGTCGGTGGAACTCCAGCGGGTGCACATGGAGAACGCCGCCACCATCGTCTTCGTCACCCACTCGATCGACGAGGCCGTACTGCTCGCCGACCGGGTGGTCGTGCTGAGCCCGCGCCCCGGACGCATCCGCAAGGTGGTCGACATCAACATTCCCCGGCCGCGCACCCTTGGCCGCAACGCCCATCTCGAAGAGGTGGCCCGTTGCAGTGCCGACCTGCACGAACTACTGATGGAGCGCGATTCCCCGGCGGCAGCCGGGACGAGAGGTCGATAG
- a CDS encoding ABC transporter substrate-binding protein — MNRFTRTFAIAALASTLAIATGCSGSDGSDTASGGGDNKTLEKVTYLTSFANFGRDAYAYVAKDKGYFKEAGFDVDIKPGSGTLNNLKAIATGTAMFTPLDLTGILQARGTGSAEAKEVTVVAGIQQRTMAAIITLDDKGITTPKDLEGKTLVDSPSSVVRNLFPTYAKLAGVDVSKVTWRDGEPAGLIGLLAAGSAQGIGQFVVGKPTVEAAAKGKKAVVLPYSDVMTDLYGNVLVTSTKIAKEDPEKVKRFSAALIKGLIASIDNPEEAGQILNKNVPTAAAAPAAAECALMAAFVRSAGTGTAVGTIDTDRVARSIAILQGAGAIPPGLTPEQLIDVNLTPKA; from the coding sequence ATGAACAGGTTCACCCGTACGTTCGCCATCGCCGCCCTGGCCAGCACCCTGGCCATCGCGACCGGTTGCAGTGGCTCGGATGGTTCCGACACGGCCAGCGGTGGCGGTGACAACAAGACGCTGGAGAAGGTCACCTACCTGACCTCGTTCGCCAACTTCGGTCGGGACGCGTACGCGTACGTCGCCAAGGACAAGGGCTACTTCAAGGAAGCCGGGTTCGACGTCGACATCAAGCCGGGCAGCGGGACCCTGAACAACCTCAAGGCGATCGCCACCGGTACCGCGATGTTCACCCCGCTCGACCTCACCGGCATCCTCCAGGCCCGGGGCACCGGGAGCGCGGAGGCCAAGGAGGTGACCGTGGTCGCCGGCATCCAGCAGCGCACCATGGCCGCGATCATCACCCTCGATGACAAGGGCATCACCACCCCGAAGGACCTTGAGGGCAAGACGCTCGTCGACAGCCCCAGCTCGGTGGTGCGCAACCTGTTCCCGACGTACGCCAAGCTCGCCGGGGTCGACGTGAGCAAGGTCACCTGGCGCGATGGTGAACCGGCCGGTCTGATCGGTCTGCTGGCCGCGGGTTCCGCCCAGGGTATCGGGCAGTTCGTCGTGGGCAAGCCCACGGTCGAGGCGGCGGCGAAGGGCAAGAAGGCCGTCGTGCTGCCGTACAGCGACGTGATGACCGACCTCTACGGCAACGTGCTGGTCACCTCGACCAAGATCGCCAAGGAGGACCCGGAGAAGGTCAAGCGGTTCAGCGCCGCGCTGATCAAGGGGCTCATCGCCAGCATCGACAACCCCGAGGAGGCCGGCCAGATCCTGAACAAGAACGTTCCGACCGCCGCCGCCGCGCCGGCCGCCGCCGAGTGTGCGCTGATGGCCGCGTTCGTCCGTTCCGCCGGTACGGGTACGGCGGTCGGCACCATCGACACCGACCGGGTCGCCCGCAGTATCGCGATCCTCCAGGGTGCCGGCGCGATCCCGCCGGGCCTGACCCCCGAGCAGCTCATCGACGTCAACCTGACGCCGAAGGCCTGA
- a CDS encoding ABC transporter permease — protein sequence MAELTEVRPRARAAVRRERRIGGSVARTALWPVVGMVVTILGWWLSTDVFSLVHPAVLPPPGEVLDAFTAKPTLLFEGMLETTLETLIGFLLSTVAGVLIGLALAASQTLERMFSPLLIGINAIPKVTIAPLLVFAFGWGQQPILIMVFLLCFFPIVLATTSGLTATPSDLVELARSLHASRFQAFRKVRMPAALPQIFVGLKVAMPLAAIGAVIGEFQAGAGKGLGTQIIQFGGQGDSATAWVAILLIGIMSIVLYYGLVLVEYLTLPWVRETTSAR from the coding sequence ATGGCCGAGTTGACCGAGGTACGACCCAGGGCGCGCGCGGCCGTGCGCCGGGAGCGTCGGATCGGTGGGTCGGTGGCACGGACGGCCCTCTGGCCGGTGGTCGGGATGGTGGTCACGATCCTCGGGTGGTGGCTTTCCACGGACGTGTTCTCGCTGGTCCACCCGGCTGTGCTGCCGCCACCGGGGGAGGTGCTGGACGCGTTCACCGCCAAGCCGACCCTGCTGTTCGAGGGGATGCTGGAGACCACGCTGGAGACCCTGATCGGCTTCCTGCTCTCCACCGTGGCGGGGGTCCTGATCGGGCTCGCGCTGGCCGCCTCACAGACCCTGGAACGGATGTTCTCCCCGCTGCTGATCGGGATCAACGCCATCCCGAAGGTGACGATCGCGCCGTTGCTCGTCTTCGCCTTCGGTTGGGGACAGCAGCCAATCCTGATCATGGTGTTCCTGCTCTGCTTCTTCCCGATCGTGCTCGCCACCACGTCCGGGCTGACCGCCACCCCCTCCGACCTGGTCGAGCTGGCCAGGTCGCTGCACGCGTCGCGGTTCCAGGCGTTCCGCAAGGTACGGATGCCGGCCGCGCTGCCGCAGATCTTCGTCGGCCTGAAGGTGGCCATGCCGCTGGCCGCGATCGGCGCGGTGATCGGGGAGTTCCAGGCCGGCGCCGGCAAGGGCCTGGGTACGCAGATCATCCAGTTCGGTGGTCAGGGTGACAGTGCCACCGCGTGGGTGGCGATCCTGCTGATCGGGATCATGAGCATCGTGCTCTACTACGGCCTGGTCCTGGTCGAGTACCTGACGTTGCCGTGGGTACGGGAAACCACCTCGGCGCGCTGA
- a CDS encoding ABC transporter substrate-binding protein, protein MTPIRSATLTVLASAILATSLTGCQFSSDPQDTGEIVVRADLELSGASAPVGEAYKRALELKVEQINESGVLGGRKLSLTVKDNRSDPNESLRNIGEFAADPTVSAIIMGSCDACAVAAAGPINDKKIPTIALAAANNVATPIGDRRYVFKLAPNAPDSAAALVAELRLRTAIKKVGVLYTDDTYGRDGQAALKAELDKARYRVATPQPIKPTDTDLTEPVNAMIAAKVDALIVWTNAEQSILAATQARADNFRGQLFFDAGAAGDLFLEGAGGQAAENTTMVFSQTMVIDDVIATTPAKAARKQWFRDYTARFGGYYGSSSFAADALQLITDAAVRSGSTTENTNRDGLRDVLETSQLDGLSGPIRMTPDNHSGLMPQALSMLVARGGRWRLAS, encoded by the coding sequence TTGACGCCCATCCGCTCCGCGACACTCACGGTGCTCGCCTCGGCCATTCTGGCCACGTCGCTCACCGGCTGCCAGTTCAGCAGCGATCCGCAGGACACCGGCGAGATCGTTGTCCGCGCCGACCTGGAACTCTCCGGCGCGTCGGCGCCGGTCGGCGAGGCGTACAAGCGCGCCCTTGAACTCAAGGTCGAGCAAATCAACGAGTCTGGTGTACTCGGTGGCCGGAAGCTCTCCCTGACGGTCAAGGACAACCGCTCCGACCCGAACGAATCGCTGCGCAACATCGGTGAGTTCGCCGCCGATCCCACGGTCAGCGCCATCATCATGGGCAGCTGTGACGCGTGCGCGGTGGCGGCGGCGGGCCCCATCAACGACAAGAAGATCCCGACCATCGCCCTGGCCGCCGCCAACAACGTGGCGACTCCGATCGGCGATCGACGCTATGTGTTCAAGCTGGCACCGAACGCGCCCGACAGTGCCGCCGCCCTGGTCGCCGAACTGCGGCTCCGGACGGCAATCAAAAAGGTCGGCGTGCTCTACACCGATGACACGTACGGTCGCGACGGCCAGGCGGCGCTGAAGGCCGAACTGGACAAGGCCAGGTACCGAGTCGCCACCCCCCAGCCGATCAAACCAACCGACACCGACCTCACCGAGCCGGTGAACGCGATGATCGCGGCCAAGGTGGACGCGCTCATCGTATGGACCAACGCCGAACAATCGATCCTGGCCGCCACCCAGGCGCGGGCGGACAATTTCCGGGGCCAACTCTTCTTCGACGCGGGAGCAGCCGGTGACCTGTTCCTGGAAGGCGCCGGCGGACAGGCCGCGGAGAACACGACAATGGTCTTCAGCCAGACCATGGTGATCGACGACGTCATCGCGACGACCCCCGCGAAGGCGGCCCGCAAGCAGTGGTTCCGGGACTACACCGCCCGGTTCGGCGGCTACTACGGCAGTTCCTCGTTCGCGGCGGACGCGCTCCAGCTCATCACCGACGCGGCCGTCCGCTCCGGCAGCACCACCGAGAACACCAACCGCGATGGGCTCCGCGACGTGCTGGAAACCTCGCAGCTCGACGGCCTCAGCGGCCCGATCCGGATGACCCCGGACAACCACTCCGGCCTGATGCCACAGGCGCTGAGCATGCTGGTGGCCCGCGGTGGCCGCTGGCGTCTGGCCAGCTGA
- a CDS encoding sensor histidine kinase: MSTGPTTLPENGPPEHGARRRWLPRLRDTRIRSKLALILVVPVAAVLALATVRLVDVGQTALDANMIRSLTALSADVSALTQDLHKERMAAATYLADPGANADAYNLAVRRTDEQITAYNGERNGIGTVPESIQTRIGKIDDHLATLNSTRQEVLDRKQMLVVEAVLRYGVILTDLGDYGETLGELSGEGRVGDSLRAVAAFARAKAGASEEQAVGFTALRSARLDEEQYSSFVATQTSQQEALASFELAASASQNELVDKTYSGDAVTLAERAASDVARAVGQPTSAAFAKSTSEAIGAVIDLMRWAEIQLEVELLAQADRAQSDVIQQAVIESIVVLITLIVAIALAVILARSLNASLRRLREGALSVANHDLPDAVARLQNVGSIGDGGVEEIVRQVRDPIRLNNKDEIGQVALAFNVVHREAVRVAAEQAALRTSVSAMFLNLARRSQALVDRMIGELDMIERGEEDPKRLAQLFELDHLATRMRRNDENLLVLAGADSTAPRRDDALLVDALRAAQSEVEAYNRIEFGTVDTDISVAAHAVNDVVRLIAELLDNATRFSSPNTVVVADARRIRDYVLIQVEDRGLGLSEEQLDALNRRLAAPPTVDVAAFRLMGLAVVSRLASRYGIRVELRRNVEGGTVAQVTLPSETVVLPQLRGREPLATRPRQPLAVEPGPAAALPAGPSWSEPMTPVGAGRASAATLTDQWRTTPPAQPQPMQWQTADARDTTLPVGATAAPVTHQLAAHPTAAHPLVTPPPAQTHPTLIAPVDSHAGAPTMAYPTVRSLPQRTVGAGMAANSAPAAPVSTPSAGLPAGPVAGMAATPQAPPVAPPAPAPTPRAPEQGEAPIFREMEAVWFRSHGQDSTAIFNVPPGGYQTPPAARTVPAPRASEPAAQRASLAESVAARGRATLPARTPGQTTTTGFPPQQSPAAPARAPEPEPVAAAVTAPASPGTEAWRTAADEGWARATKAAEPAALGTTRSGLPKRVPQAQLVPGGVETKPGNAPSRRTPDEVRGLLSAYHRGVQRGRTAGSEQNGTTSTKETSR, translated from the coding sequence GTGAGCACCGGACCTACGACCCTGCCCGAAAACGGCCCGCCGGAGCACGGGGCACGGCGCCGCTGGCTGCCCCGACTTCGGGACACCAGGATTCGGTCCAAACTTGCGCTCATCCTGGTGGTGCCGGTCGCGGCGGTCCTAGCGCTGGCTACCGTCCGGCTGGTCGACGTCGGCCAGACGGCGCTCGACGCGAACATGATCCGGTCGCTGACCGCGCTGTCGGCCGACGTGTCCGCCCTCACCCAGGATCTGCACAAGGAACGGATGGCCGCGGCCACCTACCTGGCCGACCCGGGGGCCAACGCGGACGCGTACAACCTGGCCGTCCGGCGTACGGACGAGCAGATCACCGCGTACAACGGGGAGCGCAACGGCATCGGCACCGTGCCGGAGTCGATCCAGACCCGGATCGGCAAGATCGATGACCACCTGGCGACCTTGAACAGCACCCGCCAGGAGGTGCTCGACCGCAAGCAGATGCTGGTTGTCGAGGCGGTACTGCGCTACGGCGTGATCCTCACCGACCTCGGCGACTACGGCGAAACCCTCGGTGAGCTCTCCGGTGAGGGCCGGGTCGGGGACAGCCTCCGGGCCGTCGCCGCCTTCGCCCGAGCCAAGGCGGGTGCCTCGGAGGAGCAGGCGGTGGGCTTCACCGCGCTGCGTTCGGCCCGGCTCGACGAGGAGCAGTACTCGTCGTTCGTGGCCACCCAGACCAGCCAGCAGGAGGCCCTGGCCTCCTTCGAACTGGCCGCCTCGGCGAGCCAGAACGAACTGGTGGACAAGACCTACAGCGGTGACGCCGTGACGCTGGCCGAACGGGCCGCCTCCGATGTCGCCCGCGCGGTCGGCCAGCCGACCAGCGCCGCCTTCGCCAAGAGCACGTCGGAGGCGATCGGGGCGGTCATCGACCTGATGCGCTGGGCGGAAATCCAGCTTGAGGTCGAGCTGCTCGCCCAGGCCGACCGGGCCCAGTCGGACGTGATCCAGCAGGCCGTGATCGAGTCGATAGTGGTGTTGATCACGTTGATCGTCGCCATCGCGCTCGCCGTCATCCTGGCCCGGTCGCTGAACGCCTCGCTGCGCCGGCTGCGTGAGGGCGCCCTCTCGGTGGCCAACCACGACCTGCCGGACGCGGTCGCCCGGCTGCAAAACGTCGGCAGCATCGGTGACGGCGGCGTGGAGGAGATCGTCCGCCAGGTACGGGACCCGATCCGGCTGAACAACAAGGACGAGATCGGTCAGGTCGCGCTCGCCTTCAACGTCGTACACCGGGAAGCCGTCCGGGTCGCGGCCGAGCAGGCCGCCCTGCGGACCAGCGTCTCGGCGATGTTCCTCAACCTGGCCCGTCGAAGCCAGGCACTGGTCGATCGCATGATCGGCGAGCTCGACATGATCGAGCGCGGTGAGGAGGACCCGAAGCGGTTGGCCCAGCTCTTCGAGCTGGACCACCTGGCCACCCGAATGCGCCGCAACGACGAGAACCTGCTGGTCCTCGCCGGTGCCGACTCCACCGCGCCCCGTCGCGACGACGCGCTGCTGGTCGACGCCCTGCGCGCCGCCCAGTCCGAGGTCGAGGCGTACAACCGGATCGAGTTCGGCACCGTCGACACCGACATCTCGGTGGCCGCGCACGCGGTCAACGACGTCGTACGGCTGATCGCCGAGCTGCTCGACAACGCCACCCGGTTCTCCTCGCCGAACACCGTCGTGGTCGCCGACGCCCGGCGCATCCGCGACTACGTGCTGATCCAGGTCGAGGACCGTGGCCTGGGCCTGAGCGAGGAACAGCTCGACGCGCTCAACCGCCGGTTGGCCGCCCCGCCGACCGTGGACGTGGCCGCGTTCCGGCTGATGGGTCTGGCCGTGGTGAGCCGGCTCGCCTCCCGGTACGGCATCCGGGTGGAACTGCGCCGCAACGTCGAGGGCGGCACGGTGGCCCAGGTCACCCTGCCCAGCGAGACCGTGGTGCTGCCGCAGCTGCGGGGCCGCGAACCACTGGCCACCCGGCCCCGGCAGCCGCTCGCGGTCGAGCCGGGTCCGGCGGCCGCGCTGCCGGCCGGTCCGAGCTGGTCGGAGCCGATGACCCCGGTCGGTGCCGGTCGTGCCTCGGCCGCCACCCTGACCGACCAGTGGCGTACCACCCCGCCCGCGCAGCCGCAGCCGATGCAGTGGCAGACCGCCGACGCGCGGGACACCACGCTGCCGGTCGGCGCCACCGCCGCGCCGGTCACCCACCAGTTGGCCGCGCACCCGACGGCCGCGCACCCGCTGGTCACCCCGCCGCCGGCGCAGACCCACCCCACGCTGATCGCGCCGGTCGACAGCCACGCCGGTGCGCCGACCATGGCGTACCCGACGGTTCGTTCGCTGCCGCAGCGGACCGTCGGTGCCGGAATGGCTGCCAATTCGGCACCGGCTGCCCCGGTGTCGACGCCGTCGGCCGGGCTGCCGGCCGGACCGGTGGCCGGAATGGCCGCCACCCCGCAGGCACCGCCGGTCGCACCGCCCGCGCCGGCACCCACACCACGGGCGCCGGAACAGGGCGAGGCACCGATCTTCCGGGAGATGGAAGCGGTCTGGTTCCGTTCCCACGGGCAGGACTCGACCGCGATCTTCAACGTGCCGCCGGGGGGCTACCAGACGCCACCGGCCGCCCGGACCGTACCGGCGCCACGGGCCTCCGAGCCGGCCGCGCAACGGGCCAGCCTGGCGGAGAGTGTCGCCGCCCGTGGCCGGGCCACCCTGCCGGCCCGTACCCCGGGCCAGACCACCACCACCGGCTTCCCGCCGCAGCAGTCCCCGGCCGCACCGGCTCGGGCACCCGAACCGGAACCGGTGGCAGCGGCGGTCACCGCCCCGGCCAGCCCCGGTACGGAGGCCTGGCGGACGGCCGCGGACGAGGGCTGGGCCCGGGCCACCAAGGCGGCCGAACCGGCCGCCTTGGGCACCACCCGCTCCGGTCTGCCCAAGCGGGTGCCGCAGGCACAACTCGTGCCCGGCGGCGTCGAGACGAAGCCCGGTAACGCACCGAGCCGTAGGACCCCGGACGAGGTACGGGGACTGCTGTCCGCCTATCACCGCGGTGTGCAACGCGGCCGTACGGCCGGCAGTGAGCAGAACGGCACGACATCAACCAAGGAGACGAGCCGATGA
- a CDS encoding roadblock/LC7 domain-containing protein: MNRPAAMQDMGWLLSNFADSVAGIAHVVAVSADGLLLASSRDLPQDRADQLAAITSGVVSLTDGASRMFSAGGVLQTVIEMDSGYLFLMSISDGSSMAVLAARSCDVGQVGYEMALLVERVGAALVPLPREAVVRP; this comes from the coding sequence ATGAACAGGCCAGCAGCGATGCAGGACATGGGTTGGCTGCTCAGCAACTTCGCCGACAGCGTGGCGGGGATCGCGCACGTGGTGGCCGTGTCGGCCGACGGGCTGCTCCTCGCCTCCTCACGTGACCTGCCGCAGGACCGCGCCGACCAGCTTGCCGCGATCACCTCGGGCGTGGTCAGCCTCACCGACGGTGCCTCCCGGATGTTCAGCGCCGGTGGGGTGCTCCAGACCGTCATCGAGATGGACAGCGGTTACCTGTTCCTCATGTCGATCAGTGACGGCTCGTCGATGGCCGTACTCGCCGCCCGGAGTTGCGATGTCGGCCAGGTCGGTTACGAGATGGCGCTCCTGGTCGAGCGGGTCGGCGCCGCGCTGGTGCCATTGCCACGCGAGGCGGTCGTCCGCCCCTAG
- a CDS encoding DUF742 domain-containing protein: MDYPPRREDPRGALVRPYAVTRGRTEPRQDIALEAVLTATPAAVAESRFAGHDKHRIATVCEGRAQSLAEIAAYTRLPLGVARVLVADMVADSLLTLHTAAPPEAYEERMELLERVLSGLRRL, translated from the coding sequence ATGGACTACCCCCCGCGCCGAGAGGATCCGCGTGGTGCGCTGGTCCGGCCGTACGCGGTCACTCGCGGCCGTACCGAACCTCGCCAGGACATCGCCCTTGAGGCGGTACTCACGGCGACTCCGGCTGCGGTTGCGGAGTCCCGGTTCGCCGGGCATGACAAGCACCGCATCGCCACTGTCTGCGAGGGCCGGGCGCAGTCGCTGGCGGAGATCGCCGCGTACACCCGGCTTCCGCTGGGTGTCGCCCGAGTGCTGGTCGCCGACATGGTGGCGGACAGCTTGCTGACGCTGCACACTGCCGCTCCCCCGGAAGCGTACGAGGAGCGGATGGAACTGCTTGAGAGGGTGCTAAGTGGACTTCGCAGGCTATGA